CCAAGCTTCCTAAAGAGTCAGATTGTGTCGAGTTTCGTGCTCCATCATGTGGCTGTGAAACagcagtagaagaagaactcctttGAGCGCTTGGCAGATCAGAACTAACATCTTCTTCTACAACTTCCTCAATGACAACTCTCTTTGGCTGGTCTGCTGCTCCCCCTCCGGTTTCAAGTTTTTCTTGAGCCTCTGTCAGAGCTTGAGCGACAGTTTCGTCGTCCGGAGACATCTCATGGGCTTTACTCAGGTCAGCAACAGCAGCCTGGAGGTTTCCCAGCTCCTTGTACGCCTGACCCCTTCGGTAGTACGCTTTGGCAGTGCCCGAGTGATACTCATAGCTCAAAACCTCCGAGCCTTCATTGACGCACTCCTCAAACTCGCTGAGCTTCAGGTAGCAGGCCATCAGATTAACGCTGCACTGCAGCTGCAGAGCGCGCCCGGCTGCCGACGGCACGCTGTTCTTCACGTTATCCCTGGCGAGTCTGTACTTGGCGGCGGCCTCGGCGTACTCCCCGCGGCCATGGAGCTGGTTCCCCTGCCGCTTCAGCATCTTGGCGGCGGATATCGCGTACGAGGTGTGAGCGTCGGCTTGGGACTTCATGGCGGCGAGCTCCTCGGGCTTGGCCTTGGCGATTTTCTCGGTCATGTCGAGCATCTCCTCTGGCCTCGCGCGGTTCAGCTGTTCGGCGGCCCTCTTGAAGTCGTCGGCCGTCATGTTCTTCATGCTCTCGGTTGCGAGCTTCAGCAGGTCCGGGTTGGACATGAGCTGCCGCTGCATcctggcgaggtcgtcggcggggaTGCGCCGCATCTGCTCCTCCGCCACCCGCAGCATCTCCGGATTCATTATGGCGATCTCGACAGGCAGAGTCGAGGCGGATCCAAGACGTCGCCGACAGATCAACGCGGAACGGAGCAGCGACGGGAGTTCGCAGGTTTGGGAATTAGCTCTCGATCGTGTGTGTCTCTCTCGCTTTTTCCGTCGCTTATGGTTTGAGGGTTGGTTCGTAagctcttgctgcaatttattgatGGGGGTTTGGGAGGGGAGACGAAAACGGAGCCCAATCAGAAATGGGAATCACTGCACGTACGATTTATATTGTCCGACTATAGCTGGCCCGTGCTCATCCGAAAGCGGCTCTGGACCTTCCTTGCGATGGACCGTTCTTTCATCTTTCAGATGGGCTTCGGCTAGGAATCAAATCGCGACTGGTGAGGATTTTACAACCTGAACCTCTCatgcattttgaaaaaaaaaataccCCTAAAAatgcattttgaaaaaaaaatcacgaatttgaaAGAAGTTTGTGGACTTTGAAAAAAGTGCGTAAATATTGAAAAGGGTTCATGGTTTTGAAAAACACTCGTGCATTTGGAAAAAGTTGGCGGATTCACAAAAAAGTTTACGGATTCGAAAAAATGCAGGGgctttttaaaaatgttcaagaattttaaaaaatttcaaatTGAAAAACCTTTTACGCATTTggtaaaaaaataaaggagaaaaaaagaaataaatgaaGACAAAAAAACCAGAAAccaagaaaggaagaaagaaaaactgACCGTAACTTCTAGAAGCTTTCCAAAACCGGGCTAGGAAGCTTCCCTCTGGTGCGttaagatgggccggcccatttagatCAAGCGAAGAGAGGGATGTGTGCGTTGCGTACCAAATGGGCTTTAAACAGGTGCATAAGGCGCCGAATAGGATTTGGCGCTTAAAAAGAGCACAACTTTGAATTAAAGAAGCCATCAACCGCCCATGGATCACACAGTGCCAACATGAAGAAAATCACAGGAAAAGAAAACTAAGGTGAGAGATCCCCAAGCGGCAGAGACAAGGTACCAACAAAACAACGCACAACCCGAAGACATCATAAGCGAACTaccaagaaagaaaaggaaaaataactTGAGCTTGATTCTTCGAGGTCGTTGTCCACCAAAGAAATCATCGCAAACAGAGCATCACAGAGAATGGAGGAAGAAAATAAATGAAAGGAGCGAGCCCTCGTCCTCCACACAACATGAGCACCGTACCATCCGTCTTCACCGCCAAAAAAGGTCTTTGCCTTCTCGTCCTGGGTCGAGGGACGCTGCCACGTTGGCAAGTGAAGTGGTTCACACTTGAACCCGAATGAGTACATGGCATCCTGGTAATGGGAAAGTATCTAGTGCTCCCAGGCTTGGGGTGCTCCCGATGCTCCAAATGTCCGAAAAACATTTTTAgaatgttcaaaaaattctgaaaaaaatgcaGCACATCGACGGAACATCAATGTCTcttgtcacaaaatttcaaatcaaaattcgaaacattgcTTGAGATACGAAAATGACAAATTTTTGTACATAACATAAGTTGGGTTTTAGTTTTGGCCCATTATCACATTGATgtaaaatttgtcatttttgtatctcgagcaatgtttcgAATTTTGGTTTGAAATTTTGTGACAAGAGACATCGATGTTCCGTTGATGTGCtgcatttttttcagaattttttgaatattttaaaaaatgtttttcgCATCGGAGCACCGGGAGCACCCTAGGCCTGGAAGCACTAGATACTTTCCCTCCTGGTAATAAGGGAGAAACTGCAGCATCACTCCTCCCAAACACATAGCTCACTTGAGGAATGTCGATGCCCGTTGCACGGTCACACAGAGGGCGCACACTGCCGGAAGGAGACACGATCCAGACTGACATGGCAAGAATACATGATCGCGCCGCTGTGGAAGAAGCTGGCTTTGCTAGAGCTCAAATAAGAGAAGTTTAACAGATTTCCTGTGGTGGCAAAAAACACATATTTTACATCCTTGCAACTTTTACCtagtaaggttatccctagtcaagaCCACACCTCTATGAAGTTACCATGGGATGATCTTAGCTGGGAGTTTTAACCTCCAaggatttttatcatttaccacatGATACCTGCACATTGTTGCAGAATGTTTCACAATAAATTTTAGTGAGATTTGGCTGTATGGAATGAATGTTTGGATAATCATATATTGTGATTGATTttcaaatatttattaaatataatAGCATAagagaatgaaaagtatcatgcatgTTTGCATGCTGAGGTGGTCTTATTCctatgcatggttgcatgttgagggttGACCTTTTTTCATATATGTTGTATGTTGAGGTGGCATGCTTGTCCGTTGAGACAAATAGATTAGTGAAGGATAGTTTTTTTTATAGATAGAAGATGGGAGCATTACAATGCACAGAAGCAAGATATAATAAGTTAACCAGGTCCCATCTTTTTTTACATTCTAACAAAATTCATCTGATCCTGGCATAAGATGAACGAACTCTTACTTCCCAAATAAAGTGTTCCAAGTCTCCAATCCGATTCATACTAGGGCCCGATGAAAGGAGACATCCCGATGCAAGACTCCTAGGACCTTATCCAGTGTGCATAATTATGCCTCACCATCTGGAAAAGTCTAGAACACACCCATAGTGGAGCATTTCCCAACATTCACCCCTCACAAAATCAAATCCAGGAACTATCCTTGATGGAGAAAGTGTAAAAAAAGAGAATTGACCACCTTCATGAGACCATCTTGAAATGGCAATCGTCGGGTTTCCGGTGAATTTGCGAGAGGGCCTTTGCAAGTGCATCCATTGCCCCTAGTGGGGTTTTGATGTTCTATAAAAACGAGGGGATAATGTTTACTCTAAGTGCCTTTTCAGCTTAGGTCCCAAAAAATGTGAGTTGGAAAGATGACTTTTGACCCCCTCAATTCTTATGGATCAAGTGCTGACATGACTAGGGGTCATTTCATAGCTGTTTGTGATCCAAGATAAGCTCGATTCCATAAGTATATTGATGTTATCAAAAAGAGATTAAGGGTTATGAGGTGAACCTCTTCCTGCAAAGTGCTTAATTCCATTGTCTCATACTTTCTAGCATATATCTCTGTTTTTTTTCAATTGTTCAAAACATCCAGCAAAATTCCATTCAAAGCCTTTGAATCCTTTCCATGCCGAGCCTTGCACCATTCGGATCCTTCAGGTATGTACCATTTAGAACCTCTAAAACAGAGGTTGCAGCGTACTAAGTGTCGTCCAGGTCTTTCAAACCACCTTTGGTCAGAACCTTGCACTTTGTTTGCCTTTCAGTTTGGAGCCTCCAGGCATATTTTGGTAAGTTCCTCCAAGCCTATGCAAGTCGCCACTTAATTTTTTGGTGCTTCTAAACTTATCACTTGATGTCTCCAAGCTGTAGGAAAAAAAGTGTAGCGGTTAGATTTTTAGGTCCAACCTGTAAAAACCCTATCCATCCCACCATTTTCCTCAACACCTATCAAGTCTTATATAGCAATATTTGATGATTGCTGATCACGCTTGCCGT
This portion of the Triticum dicoccoides isolate Atlit2015 ecotype Zavitan chromosome 7A, WEW_v2.0, whole genome shotgun sequence genome encodes:
- the LOC119328212 gene encoding outer envelope protein 61-like, with the protein product MNPEMLRVAEEQMRRIPADDLARMQRQLMSNPDLLKLATESMKNMTADDFKRAAEQLNRARPEEMLDMTEKIAKAKPEELAAMKSQADAHTSYAISAAKMLKRQGNQLHGRGEYAEAAAKYRLARDNVKNSVPSAAGRALQLQCSVNLMACYLKLSEFEECVNEGSEVLSYEYHSGTAKAYYRRGQAYKELGNLQAAVADLSKAHEMSPDDETVAQALTEAQEKLETGGGAADQPKRVVIEEVVEEDVSSDLPSAQRSSSSTAVSQPHDGARNSTQSDSLGSLVNTTSQVASSSSGAIPVAPDLGSNVPGISPGMVSMADPAMWEMFTSMVENMSPDAMSNMSELFGIKLSIEDAANAQQAMSSFSPQDLQKMMKWIGRAQRGVEAAKKTKDWLLGRKGFIFAIVMLILAFILHRLGFIG